The Metabacillus sp. B2-18 genome has a window encoding:
- a CDS encoding DUF6094 domain-containing protein — protein MTSKTKNVLVDNGLLMFCVPQYVLGACSSLLAGRFKDIKVYRFTDEAYPVFKQVVVFGKFGKSHSSEARKQTKAYLKEIAEQGPEVLPTIEEIEEMFIVPSSTDIQCFRAGKLRNEELAEDLAQSLAYQEFEKRVTPKAKNSTMKNPLLPLKVTHAGIAVASGAIGGNFGNHIIVGVTKQVNEKQEVLDEEGLAKQEVYIKHYKSVVRVFTNDGIHEIQ, from the coding sequence CTGACCAGCAAAACAAAAAACGTACTCGTTGATAATGGGTTACTAATGTTCTGTGTACCTCAATATGTGTTAGGAGCATGTTCTTCTCTTCTAGCTGGGAGGTTCAAGGATATAAAAGTTTATCGTTTCACTGACGAAGCGTATCCGGTATTTAAGCAAGTTGTTGTTTTTGGAAAGTTTGGAAAGTCTCATTCCAGTGAAGCTAGAAAACAAACGAAAGCATACCTTAAAGAAATAGCGGAGCAAGGTCCTGAAGTGTTACCAACCATTGAAGAGATTGAAGAAATGTTTATAGTGCCTAGTAGCACAGACATTCAATGCTTTAGAGCTGGTAAATTACGTAATGAAGAACTTGCTGAAGATCTTGCTCAATCACTCGCCTATCAAGAATTTGAGAAAAGAGTTACACCAAAAGCGAAGAACAGTACGATGAAAAATCCGCTTCTTCCTTTAAAGGTGACTCACGCAGGTATAGCCGTTGCTAGTGGAGCAATAGGAGGAAACTTCGGAAATCACATTATTGTAGGTGTAACAAAGCAGGTCAATGAAAAACAAGAAGTACTCGATGAAGAAGGATTAGCGAAACAGGAAGTATATATCAAACATTACAAAAGTGTCGTTCGTGTATTTACCAATGATGGTATACATGAGATTCAATAG
- a CDS encoding tyrosine-type recombinase/integrase, with the protein MKVQEFQIDNKKRYVLIDENNKPVVPVVKYLKYLDNIGKAENTLKAYCRHLKLYFQFLSEKEIGYQEVDLNLLSEFISWLRSPYQSTKVVHLEKTQAKRSERTVNTILTCVQGFYDYLIRIEDYEKDLSEKTKKQVTGQYRSFKPFLHHISKGKPFEKSILKIKEPRRGILTLTKTQVQTVHDACSNIRDALLIRILYEGGLRIGEALSLWIEDFDIGSTTIQVRKSKTVNGEGRKVYVSADTMNVFQDYLIDLHDVDTNFVFINLSGPNKGKPLNYRAAFDVIERIRKKTEIDVTPHMLRHTYATELHEKGVEASIIQKLLGHAQVQTTIQTYMHSSDETIRKEWQKAQDNMKGDQLK; encoded by the coding sequence ATGAAAGTTCAAGAGTTTCAAATTGATAATAAAAAACGATATGTACTCATTGATGAAAATAACAAACCTGTGGTTCCTGTTGTCAAATACCTTAAGTATCTAGACAACATAGGTAAAGCGGAAAATACGTTAAAAGCATATTGTCGTCATTTGAAGTTATACTTTCAATTTTTAAGCGAAAAAGAAATAGGATACCAAGAGGTTGACTTAAATTTATTATCGGAGTTTATATCTTGGCTAAGAAGTCCTTATCAATCTACTAAAGTAGTTCATCTTGAGAAAACTCAAGCAAAGAGATCAGAACGAACAGTGAATACTATATTAACATGTGTCCAAGGTTTCTATGATTATTTGATTAGGATTGAGGATTATGAAAAGGACCTATCCGAAAAAACAAAGAAGCAAGTTACTGGTCAGTACCGATCATTCAAACCCTTTTTACATCATATATCAAAGGGTAAACCATTTGAAAAAAGCATATTGAAAATAAAAGAACCTCGAAGGGGAATTTTAACACTCACAAAAACTCAGGTGCAAACTGTTCACGATGCGTGTAGTAACATTCGCGATGCTTTATTGATTAGGATTTTATATGAGGGTGGTCTTAGAATTGGAGAAGCCTTATCTTTATGGATTGAGGATTTTGATATTGGTTCCACTACCATTCAGGTTCGGAAATCAAAAACTGTAAATGGTGAAGGACGAAAGGTGTATGTATCTGCCGATACTATGAATGTATTTCAAGATTATCTTATTGATCTTCACGATGTAGATACAAATTTTGTTTTTATCAATTTATCAGGACCTAATAAGGGTAAACCGTTAAATTATCGAGCAGCTTTCGATGTGATTGAGCGTATAAGGAAGAAAACTGAGATTGATGTTACTCCACATATGTTAAGACACACCTATGCAACTGAACTTCATGAAAAAGGAGTAGAAGCTTCGATTATTCAGAAGTTGTTAGGTCACGCACAAGTTCAAACTACAATACAAACTTATATGCATTCTTCGGATGAAACAATTCGGAAAGAGTGGCAGAAAGCACAGGATAATATGAAGGGTGATCAATTAAAATGA
- a CDS encoding tyrosine-type recombinase/integrase, producing MKLYKFTNSTKSPRYEQLVQELNGYWKNDLWNAIDCPFYTKDTNLGKQRLKFDETLSSGINHELKYYFFRQLTDSILKMTTIWSSASAINKLQTFILRFYPNIFSFIEIPHEKFSIHYKTYLLELGISNLTIKGYLQLYNRISSFYFEWYDERIETEKDIWDVRKLGIDYNNSKCGYTLNFTFIPSPYRALVKRYFEKRVLMQESLSWGTAIQNIAKLQEFFKYIYCKYPDWKGLTSLSRSDIEGFIYYLRTSPMGGNSVHKGQAPSDNHVHRSLSVIELFILYIQRYEWAEAPIKSAGNLIVPEDKPKLPPKASNEIKYISDFVWNQILNHIGKLPKEIIPIVILLEATGFRISDVCTLKIDCLIQREDGWWIIGDQRKVKNKDHRVPISEEIAMVVISQQKLTREKTTIETNPFNYLFPTYYGPRKGQPISRDNVVNNLNKLAMENKIIDEKRDTYRFKAHAFRHRYGVNLINNGMTILHVQKLMAHASPEMTLVYAKIHDKTLRKEWEKATSSGAIRLNQGGKIIATSIEQQADENGLELEWIRHNLDSIRLDHGFCIKSPKNNCDFLEQTLEPPCIKNNCRSFHVDQTFLNFYNEQITKMESDIQIYQKSGRIRSIEIIQPKLKKYKEIRDGIIKNGGIYGQQKLRRESRN from the coding sequence ATGAAATTATATAAATTTACTAATTCGACCAAATCTCCACGATATGAGCAACTAGTACAAGAACTAAATGGATATTGGAAAAATGATCTATGGAATGCCATCGATTGCCCTTTCTACACTAAAGACACTAATTTAGGAAAACAAAGGCTTAAATTCGACGAGACTTTAAGTTCAGGAATAAACCATGAATTGAAATATTATTTCTTTAGACAGTTGACTGATTCGATTTTAAAAATGACAACAATATGGAGCAGTGCTAGTGCAATCAATAAATTACAAACTTTTATTTTAAGGTTTTATCCAAATATTTTTTCTTTTATAGAAATTCCTCATGAGAAGTTTTCAATTCACTATAAGACTTATCTTTTAGAACTTGGTATAAGCAATTTAACTATTAAAGGATACCTCCAATTATATAATCGGATTAGTTCTTTTTACTTTGAATGGTATGACGAACGTATCGAAACAGAAAAAGATATTTGGGATGTTAGAAAACTAGGTATTGACTACAACAATAGTAAATGTGGTTATACCTTAAATTTCACTTTTATACCAAGCCCTTATCGAGCTTTGGTAAAAAGATATTTCGAAAAACGTGTCCTAATGCAAGAAAGTTTAAGCTGGGGTACTGCCATACAAAACATAGCAAAACTTCAAGAGTTCTTTAAATATATTTACTGCAAGTACCCAGATTGGAAAGGCTTAACCTCTTTAAGTAGAAGTGATATAGAAGGATTTATATATTATTTAAGAACTTCTCCTATGGGAGGGAATAGTGTTCATAAAGGACAAGCCCCTTCGGATAACCACGTTCATCGGTCATTATCTGTAATAGAATTGTTTATTTTATATATTCAAAGATATGAATGGGCTGAAGCCCCAATTAAATCTGCAGGAAATTTAATCGTTCCTGAAGACAAACCTAAACTACCACCTAAAGCTTCTAATGAAATAAAATATATATCTGATTTCGTTTGGAATCAAATCCTGAACCATATAGGAAAACTACCAAAAGAAATTATCCCGATTGTGATTTTATTAGAGGCAACAGGATTTAGAATTTCAGATGTGTGTACTTTGAAAATAGATTGTTTGATTCAAAGAGAAGATGGTTGGTGGATTATTGGAGACCAACGTAAAGTTAAAAATAAAGACCATAGAGTGCCAATTTCGGAAGAAATAGCAATGGTTGTGATTTCTCAACAAAAATTGACTAGAGAAAAAACAACCATTGAAACAAACCCCTTTAATTATTTGTTTCCTACCTATTATGGGCCGAGAAAAGGTCAGCCTATTTCAAGGGACAATGTAGTAAACAATTTAAACAAACTAGCTATGGAAAATAAAATAATCGACGAAAAGAGAGATACCTATCGATTTAAAGCACATGCGTTTAGACACCGTTATGGAGTCAATCTTATCAATAACGGTATGACCATTTTGCATGTACAAAAACTTATGGCTCATGCGAGCCCTGAAATGACATTGGTATATGCCAAGATTCATGATAAAACTCTTCGAAAAGAATGGGAAAAAGCCACAAGCAGTGGAGCTATAAGATTAAATCAAGGCGGTAAAATAATCGCCACTAGTATAGAGCAACAAGCAGACGAAAACGGATTAGAGTTGGAATGGATACGTCACAACTTAGATTCTATTCGATTAGATCATGGTTTTTGTATTAAAAGCCCTAAGAACAATTGTGATTTTTTAGAACAAACTTTAGAACCACCATGCATTAAAAATAACTGCCGAAGTTTTCATGTAGACCAAACATTTTTGAATTTCTACAACGAACAAATTACTAAAATGGAATCTGATATACAGATATATCAGAAATCTGGAAGAATTCGTTCAATCGAGATAATTCAACCTAAACTAAAAAAGTATAAAGAAATTAGAGACGGAATCATTAAAAACGGTGGAATATATGGACAGCAAAAATTAAGAAGAGAATCCAGAAATTAA
- a CDS encoding YkvA family protein, with product MPDFIPVLGYLDDLILVPLGISLALKLIPSIVIDENRAKAEEIRKKGKSKNWFVGFLFIFI from the coding sequence ATACCCGATTTTATACCTGTTCTCGGCTATCTTGATGACTTGATCCTTGTCCCACTCGGAATCTCATTGGCGTTAAAATTAATTCCATCAATAGTTATCGATGAAAATCGAGCCAAAGCAGAAGAAATCAGGAAAAAAGGAAAGTCGAAAAATTGGTTTGTTGGATTTCTATTTATTTTTATTTGA
- a CDS encoding phosphoadenosine phosphosulfate reductase domain-containing protein, producing MNINKLTEYAKSLIVPLPNEMKSFGDYRIHCNFSGGRDSIACVLLLLYGYGVPKEQIEMVHFRVDGKQEAFFDWKETDEYLEYCQEILGLPMVILNPDKSLKERITDRGKWPSGATQYCTSYQKRDTYSKWVRSLGAGNYLCVSGERAQESPRRANKPNFQVYKTANAPTKGRCVDWLRPIHHLMKDQVMKLNELAGIKPHPCYQYVSRCSCKFCIFLSPNEMKKVSELYPDDFNELIRMEKEMGHTLKWEKKNPLSLVDFIKKAEGSDKQLSFDLPCFFE from the coding sequence ATGAACATTAATAAATTAACTGAGTATGCTAAAAGCCTAATTGTGCCGCTGCCTAATGAAATGAAATCGTTTGGGGATTATCGAATTCATTGTAATTTTAGTGGAGGTAGAGACAGTATAGCCTGTGTTTTACTACTTTTATATGGTTACGGTGTACCGAAAGAACAAATAGAGATGGTTCATTTTAGGGTGGATGGTAAGCAAGAAGCATTTTTTGATTGGAAGGAAACTGATGAATATCTAGAGTATTGCCAAGAAATTTTAGGATTGCCAATGGTTATTCTTAACCCCGATAAAAGTTTAAAAGAGAGAATAACTGATAGGGGAAAATGGCCTTCAGGGGCAACTCAGTATTGCACATCTTACCAAAAACGCGATACCTACAGTAAATGGGTAAGGAGCTTAGGTGCTGGAAATTATTTGTGTGTTAGCGGTGAAAGGGCGCAAGAAAGTCCAAGACGTGCTAATAAACCCAATTTCCAAGTTTACAAGACAGCAAACGCACCAACAAAAGGGCGATGCGTTGATTGGCTTCGTCCTATCCATCATTTAATGAAGGATCAGGTGATGAAACTAAATGAGCTTGCTGGAATTAAGCCACACCCTTGTTATCAATATGTTTCACGATGCAGCTGTAAGTTTTGTATTTTTCTTTCACCGAATGAGATGAAGAAGGTCTCAGAACTTTACCCTGACGATTTTAACGAATTAATTCGTATGGAAAAGGAAATGGGACACACGCTTAAATGGGAAAAGAAAAATCCGCTATCGTTAGTAGACTTTATAAAGAAGGCAGAAGGATCAGACAAACAGTTATCGTTTGATTTACCATGTTTTTTTGAATGA
- a CDS encoding DUF6262 family protein: MANKNPNTGPLLRSIEDKKNITFQKVEKTLKKMIKQQKKINFNSVAEESGVSKSFLYKYIEIRSRIETLRKQEEGLESPMKVKRDMTEKSKDVIIASLRKRNKNLEEENRKLKEQLKVVWATIYKEIK, from the coding sequence GTGGCTAATAAGAATCCTAATACTGGTCCCCTATTAAGAAGCATAGAAGATAAAAAGAATATAACATTTCAAAAGGTAGAAAAAACACTTAAAAAAATGATAAAACAACAGAAAAAGATTAACTTCAACTCTGTAGCAGAAGAATCTGGAGTTTCTAAATCATTTCTTTATAAGTACATTGAAATTAGATCTCGTATTGAAACTTTAAGGAAGCAAGAAGAAGGATTAGAATCACCCATGAAAGTTAAACGGGATATGACAGAAAAATCAAAAGATGTCATAATTGCATCACTTCGGAAGAGAAATAAGAATTTGGAGGAAGAAAACAGGAAATTGAAAGAACAACTTAAAGTTGTATGGGCAACAATTTATAAAGAAATCAAGTAA